AACTTTACACTGCTTTTGCGCCCATGATTCATATCGGGGCACTTGAACGAACCGCACAAGAGTTGGATCTGGATTTGTTGGCAGTTGCTGCTGAACCGTTTGGGGTTGCCAGATCAGTAATCGGTAACGATACAAATGCCAACATGAGTGCAATTCTGATGGATGTTGGTGGCGGTACAACTGATATTGCTGTTATTGATGAAGGTGGTGTGCAAGGCACCAAGATGTTTGGGATTGGTGGCCGGGCATATACTCGTGCCGTTGAACGTGATTTGGGGGTCAGTTTTGCGGAAGCCGAGGAGCTCAAGCTTGGGCTAAGTACCAATAAAACACCTCGCTCAAAAGCCCCAGCTGTTGAGGCAGCTCTAGATAAGACACTCGAGGTTTGGGCATCTGGTGTTGAGCTGGCGCTTGCTGAGTTTGATAAACTCGACCACCTACCAAATCAGATTCTATTGTGCGGTGGCGGTTCCAGTCTAGATCTACTTGTGCAGCGTCTGGAGCAACAAGATTGGCAAAAAGAATTACCATTTAGTAAAAAACCGGTTGTTAAACATATTGACCCTGATAAGGTTGTGGGTATGGTTGACAAAACTGGAGACGTGGCTGACCACACATTTATTACAGCTATGGGTCTACTTCGAGTCGGCGCTGACACGCTCTTGCAAGAAAACGATCAACCGGCTGGTTCCATTAGAGAACGTATAGATAGGATGCTAAGAGTATGATACGAACAAAGCTCAAAGTTCAAAGCTCAAAGTTCAAAGCAGCCAACCGCTGCGCTGGCTTGAATTTTGAATTTTGCTATTTGAGCTTTCAGGCTGGAGGGGTGTTGCTATGAGTTCTGCCCAAAAAGACATTGTCTACATAGATATAGACGACGAAATTACTAGTATCATTGAAAAAGTGCAGTCGTCTTCACATAAGATTGTTGCTCTAGTGTTACCAAAGCGTGCGGCTATGCTTCAGTCTATTGTTAACATGAAATTATTAAAGCGTGCCGGTGATACTGCCAAGAAAAAAATCGTTTTAATTACCTCGGAGGCAGGCTTGCTACCGTTGGCTGGAGCGGTTGGGCTGCATGCCGCTAAGACACTTCAGAGTCGTCCGGAAATACCGGTGGCTCCTTCGGTCAGTTCGGCGACAATTGACGCTGAAATTTCCGAAGAAGTATCAGCTGGAGATTTACCGGTTGATTCAACAAAGACGGTTGGTGAACTAGCCGGCGATGATGAGCCTATTGAAGTTGACACCCCAGAAGATACAGGGACTGACTCCAAGGAATCAACTACAAAGAGCAAGAAAAAGTCGGGTAAAAAACTGAAGATACCAAACTTTAATAAGTTTCGAACGCGACTGATTATCGGACTGGTGCTTATTATCTTGCTGGTTGCTGGCTGGTATGTGGCAGCGTTTGTTTTGCCGCGAGCTACTATCACCATTGAAACCCGAACCACGACTGTCAGTAGCGACGTTGATTTTGTGGTGCGCCCAGGACTTGAAGACATTGATGAAGAATTATCAATCGTACCCGGGGTGAGCGAAGAATTGCGCCAAACCGATACCGAAAAAACCGATGCAACCGGTGAAAAAAACATTGGCGATAAAGCTACCGGTACAGTCGTTATATATAATTGTAGCTTGTTGGATCTTATTGCTACCAGGACGCGCACGGTTCCAGCTGGTACGGGCGTGAGTTCTGGCGATTTAACATTCATCCTGACAGAAGATGTCGAGGTGGAGCCCAGCAACCACAGTAGTTTGAGTGGTGATGACTGCAATAAAAATCGTCCAAGCGATGAAGTAGATGTCGTTGCTCAAAATCCAGGAACCGACTACAACGTCGATGAACGTGAGTACTCAGTCTCAGATTATCCGGCAATGGTTGCAGAGGGGTCAGAAATGACCGGTGGTACAGATAAAATAGTGAGTGTGGTTAGGCAAAAGGATGTTAACGATGCTCGCGATCGGCTTATAGAGCGCAACAAAGAGGTTGCTACGCAAGAGCTTAAAGATGAGCTGAGTGCAGCCGGTTACATACCGTTGGAGGGTACCTTCCAATCAGGAGATCCAGACGTTGGTAGCAGCCCAAATGTAGGAGCTGAGGCAGACCAAGCAACTATTACTGCGACAATCGTATACACCATGCTAGGAGTTAATCGCGAGGGACTACACACTCTAATTGCAAACGATGTTGCCGAAGATATTGATACCGAGCGTCAGACTATTTTGGATGACGGCCTTGATGATGCAACCTTTCGGGTCACAGCAACCGAGCCGAGCGGTGACGCTCGTGTGAATGTACGTACGTTCGTGACTGCCGGACCAGAGCTCGATGAAGCATCAATCAAAGCGGAGATAAAAGGTACATCACGATCCGATACAGAGCGCATAATCAAGGATCGTCCAGGCATCCGAGACACAATCATTGATTACAATCCGTTCTGGGTATTTTCGACACCTCGCAACGAAGACAAGATTGATCTGATAATACAAAGTGTTGATGAGCCGGTAGATGAAGAAGAGATAGAAGAGGAAGATGCAGCAACCGACGAGCCGTGATACGATATTGGCGCTTGATGTTGGATCGGTACGTATAGGCGTTGCACGAGCTAACATTGTTGCCCGGCTCCCTGAGCCGCTAACGACATTGATAATGTCGGACAAGATACATGCAGCCATAGCAGAGCTTATTGACGAGCATAAAGCAGGCTTGCTGGTTGTTGGCCTGCCGAGAAGCTTAGCGAGCACCGAGACACAACAGACTAAATCTGTCAGGCAATTTGCAGAGGATTTAAAAAACCATATCCATATACCTATTTTTTTTCAGGAAGAAGCACTCACTTCCCAAAAAGCTCAAGAACACTTGCAGTCAAAAAAGTACAGAGGCAAACCGCCGACCATCGATGAACTCGCAGCAACCTATATACTTGAAGATTATTTAGCAGAACATATGACAAAGGAAAATAGCTAATAATGAATAATTACACATCAAATGGTTCTCAACGTAACTGGCCAAAAGTGGTGCTGATTGTTTTAGTTGTTTTTATATTTATCGTGGTGGGCGCTGGCGCGTGGGCGCACAATACCTACATGGAAAACTTAAAGCCGGTTAGTAATTCAGAAACCAGCCAGTCAATAACCATAGAACTGGGTGCAACTCCAACTGAAATCGCCAATTTACTACAGAACGAAGGGCTTATAAAAAGTACTTGGGCATTTGAGTGGTACGTGCGCAATACTGGATTACGCGACAAGATACAAGCCGGAACATATTCGCTTAAACCAAGTCTGAGCACGCAAGAGATTGTCGATACGCTAACACACGGCCGCGTCGAAACCGATCTTGTGACAATACTGCCCGGAAAGCGCCTTGATGAAGTTAAGGATGCACTTATTAACCATGGTTTTGAGCCTCAGGCAGTCGAACGAGCTCTGGAGGCAGATAATTATGCGAACCATCCTGCTTTAGCGGACAAGCCAGATAGTGCCAGCCTGGAAGGCTACTTATATCCTGAATCGTTTCACAAGACTGCTGAGACCACTCCAGAACAAATCATCGAAGCTTCTTTGGATGAAATGCATAAGCGTTTAACGGATGAGATTCGCAGCGGTATTACTAATCAAGGCCTCTCGGTGCACCAGGGCATCATTTTAGCATCTATCATAGAGCAGGAGGTTAGCGATCACAATCCAGAAGATCGGCCAAAAGTCGCCCAGGTTTTCTTGCGTCGGCTGGATGAAGGTATGGCACTTGAATCTAACGCGACGACGGACTACGGCGCAATACTTGACAATAAACCGCCAACTTCAAGTTATAGCTCTTTGTATAATACCTATCAAAATCCTGGACTACCACCAGGGCCAATAAGCAATGTAACTCTGTCTTCACTCGAGGCGGTTGTTCGCCCTGCCGATACAAATTATCTTTTCTTTGTGAGTGGAGATGACTGCCTAGAAGCAGGTGGTACCTGTACCAATTACTTCTCTCATACTAATGAGGAGCATCAACGTAATGTGCAACTCTATTGCCGTGAAAGATGTCAGCAATAAGTAATATAACAGGGGTGAAAAGACGCGATATAACTTGAACTAGGGTTAGTATTATGCTATTATCGCCCGGTAACAGCGTTAAGCTTAACCGTCACGGTGAAACACTTAGCTCTGTTGCTATTAAACTGCGAACTACCTATAAGGCAAAACAGGTCGACTCTTTTGCCTATAATTGTAAATAAGAACCAGTTTAGAAAGACGGTTTGGCGTAATGACAAACCGGGAGAACTATCATTCGTACAAGTATTTCAGCACTAAGCCAACGGCTCAGTTCTAGAAAATCAATTAGCTCAACACTGAGACGGTTGATCAAAAAACGTATCGGACGGTCGCGTAAGCGTATCGCTCGGTATAGTTTAGTTGGTGCAAATATAGTGTTGCTTATAGCCGTAATTGGTTTTATAACCTACGAGCCTGCATCAAGTTCGCTAGCAGGGCAGACTGTCGTTCGAGTATCAGAGGAAGCCACGGAGCGAGCTAATCCGCTCGACCAGTTATCATCAGCCGATATTGCGGTAAACGTGGCTATGATGGCTGATCTTGAAGAATCGGTTGCGGTGGTTAACCAGGCAGACAGCGTTAGTGCCAATATGGCGGTTACGTCGTCTGACGAATCTATTGCTACAAAACCGCAACTTGTTACTACTGATCTTAAATCAAAAAGCGATATAGTTGTTCATACCGTTAAGCGCGACGAGACAGTTTCAAGTGTTGCTCGGAAATATGGTGTCACATCAGATTCTATACGTTGGTCAAACGGTATAGTGGGAGACGCCCTACAGGTCAACCAAGATCTT
This portion of the Candidatus Saccharibacteria bacterium genome encodes:
- a CDS encoding cell division FtsA domain-containing protein → MKSLKSSVLDKRKKKNDGQYIVGLDIGTENVKALVAELKGDELEVLGVGRAHQELSDMQAGAIADIAAVVGNCDAALNQAEQQAGVNARSAVIGIAGELVKGTTTTVKCTRKNPTRPLDIPEVERIISLVQGRAEAKAKQQLAWELGGKEVEIRLVNSALVSIDIDGYAVTNPVGFQGKDVLVQLYTAFAPMIHIGALERTAQELDLDLLAVAAEPFGVARSVIGNDTNANMSAILMDVGGGTTDIAVIDEGGVQGTKMFGIGGRAYTRAVERDLGVSFAEAEELKLGLSTNKTPRSKAPAVEAALDKTLEVWASGVELALAEFDKLDHLPNQILLCGGGSSLDLLVQRLEQQDWQKELPFSKKPVVKHIDPDKVVGMVDKTGDVADHTFITAMGLLRVGADTLLQENDQPAGSIRERIDRMLRV
- the ruvX gene encoding Holliday junction resolvase RuvX, which codes for MQQPTSRDTILALDVGSVRIGVARANIVARLPEPLTTLIMSDKIHAAIAELIDEHKAGLLVVGLPRSLASTETQQTKSVRQFAEDLKNHIHIPIFFQEEALTSQKAQEHLQSKKYRGKPPTIDELAATYILEDYLAEHMTKENS
- the mltG gene encoding endolytic transglycosylase MltG; its protein translation is MNNYTSNGSQRNWPKVVLIVLVVFIFIVVGAGAWAHNTYMENLKPVSNSETSQSITIELGATPTEIANLLQNEGLIKSTWAFEWYVRNTGLRDKIQAGTYSLKPSLSTQEIVDTLTHGRVETDLVTILPGKRLDEVKDALINHGFEPQAVERALEADNYANHPALADKPDSASLEGYLYPESFHKTAETTPEQIIEASLDEMHKRLTDEIRSGITNQGLSVHQGIILASIIEQEVSDHNPEDRPKVAQVFLRRLDEGMALESNATTDYGAILDNKPPTSSYSSLYNTYQNPGLPPGPISNVTLSSLEAVVRPADTNYLFFVSGDDCLEAGGTCTNYFSHTNEEHQRNVQLYCRERCQQ